GAAAGGCCCCATCACCACTCCGGTGGGGACGGGCTTCCGCAGCGTCAACGTGGCGCTGCGCCAGGCGCTCGACCTGTACGCCTGTCTGCGGCCCTGCAAGTCGTACGCGGGGGTGCGCTCGCTCTATAAGGACATTGACCTCGTCATCGTCCGCGAGAACACCGAGGACCTGTACGCGGGCATTGAGTTCGAGAAAGGCACCAAGGACTGCCTGGAGATCATTGACCACATCAACAAGCTGGCGAAGAAGAGCATCCAGAAAGACGCCGGCATCAGCATAAAGCCCATCTCTGTCGCCAACACCACCCGCATCGTCAAGTTCGCGTTCGACTACGCGCGGGAGAACAAGCGCAAGAAGGTTAGCGCCGTCCACAAGGCGAACATCATGAAGTACACGGACGGCCTCTTCCTGGCCACCGCCCGCGAGGTCGCCAAGCTGTACCCGGACATCGAGTTCGAGGACCGCATCGTGGACAACATGTGCATGCAGCTCGTGCAGCGGCCGCAGGAGTACGACGTGCTGGTCCTCCCCAACCTCTACGGCGACATCTTGTCCGACCTCTGCGCAGGGCTTATCGGCGGCCTGGGCATGGCGCCCGGCGCGAACATCGGCAAGGACACGGCCCTCTTTGAGCCCACCCACGGCAGCGCGCCCAAGTACACGGGGCAGAACAAGGTCAACCCGTTCGCTCAGATGCTCTCGGGCGTCCTCATGCTCCGCTGGCTCAAAGAGACCAAGGCGGCCGACCTGATGGAACGGGCCATGGCCGACGTCATCAGAGAAGGCAAGTCCCTCACCTACGACATGAAGCCGACGCGGAACGACCCCACGGCGGTGGGAACGTCCCAGGTGGCGGACGCCGTCATCGCCCGGATGGCGCAACTCAGCAAGACGGCGGCCAAGTAAGAGAGCGAAGCTTACCCGCGCGAACGCCTATGGCGCCCTCACGGAGCGTCCCGCTCCTGGCATCGTACCAGCGACGCGGGTGGTAGGCCACGCGCAGGGAAAAGGAGTAGCATATGCGGTTCAAGGTAACGGTGGTTGGTGCGGGCAACGTGGGCGCAACGGTGGCACAGCGCGTCGCCGAGTGGGGCATCAGCGACGTCGTCATCGTGGACATCGTCGAAGGGCTGCCTCAGGGCAAGGCCCTGGATATGCTCGAGTCCGGCCCCATTCTGGGATTCGATTCGAAGGTCACGGGCGCCAATACCTACGAGTCCACGGCCAACTCCGACGTGGTGGTCATCACCGCGGGCATCGCCCGCAAGCCGGGCATGAGCCGGGATGATCTGCTCTTCACCAACATGAAGATTGTCGGCGGCGTCACGGAGCAAGTGGTCAAGTACTCGCCCAGCGCGACCATCATCATCGTCTCCAACCCGCTGGACGCCATGACCCAGCTCGCCCTCAAGGTGAGCAAGTCGTCCCGCAACAAGGTGTTCGGCATGGCGGGCGTCCTGGATACTGCCCGCTTCCGCACTTTCCTTGCCCAGGAGTTGGGTGTGTCCGTCAGGGACGTGCAGGCGTACGTCCTGGGCGGCCACGGCGACACCATGGTGCCCCTGACCCGCTACACGACAGTGGGCGGCATCCCAGTGAGCGAGCTCATCCCCGCGGAGAGGCTGAAGGCCATCGTCAAGCGGACGCAGGACGGCGGCGCCGAGATTGTCAGCCTCCTCAAGACGGGCAGCGCCTACTACGCTCCATCCGCGGCAGCCGCGGAGATGGTGCAGGCCGTGCTCCTGGACCAGAAGCGCATCCTGCCCGCCTGCGCCATGCTGGACGGTGAGTACGGCGTCAAGGGCCTGTGCGTCGGCGTGCCCGTGAAGCTGGGCAGCCAGGGCATTGAGCAGATCCTTCAGATCAAGCTGACCGCCGAAGAGCAGGCGGCCCTCCAGAAGTCCGCCAACGCCGTCAAGGAGCTGGCGGACGTCATGGCGTCCAAGGCCTGAACTGAAACAGAGCGACGGCAGGCCCTCCACTCAGACCGGAGGGCCTGTCCGGCTGCGAACATCACGTCTAACGGTCTCCCTCCGGGGGTAGTGTTATGGCACGAGCAGCTTCAATCAAAAGCAAGGTGCGGGATGTCCAGGCGAGCGCCATTACCGAAGCTGTGGCACGCCTCTGCATGACCGCCAACACGGACCTTCCGGACGATGTCCTCCAGGCGCTGAAACAGGCGCGGGAGAAAGAGGAATCGCCCGGGGCGCAGCACGTCCTGAACATCATTATCGAGAACGCCCAGATAGCCAAAAGCCAGTCGGTGCCTCTGTGCCAGGACACGGGGACGACCCTCGTGTTCGTGGACATCGGGCAGGATGCCCACATCGTGGGCGGCTCGCTGGACGAGGCGATCCAGGCCGGCGTGCGCAAGGGATACAACGACGGGTATCTCCGCAAGTCCATCGCCAAGAATCCCTTCACCAGCCGGACGAACACCGGCGATAACACTCCGTCCGTCGTCCATACGGAGATTGTCCCCGGCGACCAGGTGAAGCTCACGGTCATCCCCAAGGGGGGCGGCTGCGAAAACATGAGCAAGCTCTCCATGCTGCGCCCCGCCGACGGTCGCAAGGGCCTGGTTGACTTCGTGGTGCAGTCGGTGGAATCGGCTGGCGGCAACCCATGCCCGCCGGTCATCGTGGGCGTGGGCGTGGGAGGCTCGGCGGACAAGGCCGTGCTGCTGGCCAAGAGGGC
This window of the Dehalococcoidia bacterium genome carries:
- a CDS encoding isocitrate/isopropylmalate dehydrogenase family protein; this encodes MAYTVTLIPGDGIGPEVVEATRRVLEATGVAFKWEVQDCGETAIKKFGTVMPDHVLDSIRKNKLAMKGPITTPVGTGFRSVNVALRQALDLYACLRPCKSYAGVRSLYKDIDLVIVRENTEDLYAGIEFEKGTKDCLEIIDHINKLAKKSIQKDAGISIKPISVANTTRIVKFAFDYARENKRKKVSAVHKANIMKYTDGLFLATAREVAKLYPDIEFEDRIVDNMCMQLVQRPQEYDVLVLPNLYGDILSDLCAGLIGGLGMAPGANIGKDTALFEPTHGSAPKYTGQNKVNPFAQMLSGVLMLRWLKETKAADLMERAMADVIREGKSLTYDMKPTRNDPTAVGTSQVADAVIARMAQLSKTAAK
- the mdh gene encoding malate dehydrogenase yields the protein MRFKVTVVGAGNVGATVAQRVAEWGISDVVIVDIVEGLPQGKALDMLESGPILGFDSKVTGANTYESTANSDVVVITAGIARKPGMSRDDLLFTNMKIVGGVTEQVVKYSPSATIIIVSNPLDAMTQLALKVSKSSRNKVFGMAGVLDTARFRTFLAQELGVSVRDVQAYVLGGHGDTMVPLTRYTTVGGIPVSELIPAERLKAIVKRTQDGGAEIVSLLKTGSAYYAPSAAAAEMVQAVLLDQKRILPACAMLDGEYGVKGLCVGVPVKLGSQGIEQILQIKLTAEEQAALQKSANAVKELADVMASKA
- a CDS encoding fumarate hydratase, with the translated sequence MARAASIKSKVRDVQASAITEAVARLCMTANTDLPDDVLQALKQAREKEESPGAQHVLNIIIENAQIAKSQSVPLCQDTGTTLVFVDIGQDAHIVGGSLDEAIQAGVRKGYNDGYLRKSIAKNPFTSRTNTGDNTPSVVHTEIVPGDQVKLTVIPKGGGCENMSKLSMLRPADGRKGLVDFVVQSVESAGGNPCPPVIVGVGVGGSADKAVLLAKRAIMRQPVGQHSPDPETAELEEELLERVNALGIGPQAWGGRTTALAVHVETFPTHITSLPVAVNLQCHSARQKTVVI